Proteins found in one Salvia splendens isolate huo1 chromosome 10, SspV2, whole genome shotgun sequence genomic segment:
- the LOC121753360 gene encoding uncharacterized protein LOC121753360 has protein sequence MKIEYTLLVLLIVASVISCRVAADSEEEVAGLQNRQVLVDRSNDRGKETADLTKNKAVKLDSNDPKEQIELKEKEKEQKKGDGGDKRDALKMKNEGSSLELNRESKEGRLPPVREECDSTSNHCTDDDKTLVACLRVPGNDSPSLSLLIQNRGKGFQSITISAPDSVQLERKKIGLQENKDAEVKVSLGDVENGHFIVLTAGHGNCTLNLKDEFMSRKANNHNPSSSNLSIYSPTLSRGVVFLGGLVIVGISIFMCSKSGRNHFRRKDRIYQRLDMELPVSHGTNADDSWDNSWGDTWDDEEAPVTSLPLTPTLRFKEGWKD, from the exons ATGAAGATAGAGTATACGCTTCTGGTGCTTTTGATTGTTGCCTCAGTAATTTCTTGTCGTGTTGCTGCAGATTCGGAG GAGGAAGTTGCAGGCTTGCAAAATCGGCAAGTGTTAGTTGATAGAAGTAATGATAGAGGGAAGGAGACAGCTGATCTTACAAAGAATAAAGCTGTTAAGTTAGATAGTAATGATCCCAAGGAGCAGattgaattaaaagaaaaggagaaggAACAAAAAAAGGGGGATGGTGGAGATAAGAGGGATGCGCTGAAAATGAAGAATGAGGGGTCTAGTTTGGAGTTGAATAGGGAATCTAAAGAAGGGAGATTGCCACCGGTAAGAGAAGAATGTGATTCCACGTCGAATCATTGTACAGATGATGATAAGACGTTGGTTGCTTGTCTGAGAGTTCCTGGGAATG ATTCGCCATCACTTTCACTTTTGATTCAGAACAGAGGTAAAGGTTTCCAGAGTATCACAATTTCAGCCCCTGACTCAGTTCAGctagagagaaaaaagatagGGCTGCAAGAGAATAAAGATGCAGAG GTCAAGGTTTCTCTCGGAGATGTGGAAAATGGCCACTTCATTGTCCTGACAGCCGGACATGGCAACTGCACTCTTAATTTGAAAGATGAATTTATGAGCAGGAAGGCGAATAATCATAACCCGAGCTCCTCGAACTTGAGCATCTATAGTCCAACTCTGTCTAGAGGAGTTGTGTTTTTGGGTGGCTTGGTAATAGTTGGTATTTCAATTTTCATGTGTAGCAAATCAGGGAGGAACCACTTTAGAAGAAAAGATCGCATATACCAAAGGCTTGATATGGAGCTGCCGGTTTCCCACGGCACCAACGCTGACGACAGCTGGGATAACAGCTGGGGAGATACATGGGATGATGAAGAAGCTCCGGTAACCTCCTTGCCCCTCACTCCAACCCTTAGGTTTAAGGAAGGTTGGAAAGATTAG